The region GCTTTTTCATTAAGATCATACAGAAATACCAAAAGTCATTCCCCTCCAAAAACCAAGTATACTACTTTAAATCATAACACAGTTAGGAACAATGCCTTTTTGCCTATTAAGAATTTTGCCACAAAACTTTGCTGCTTAAGAATGTTGTCACATAACTTTTTGTCTCTTAAGAATTTTGCCAGAAAACTTTAACTTTACCACATAAGAATGTTGTCACAAAACTTTTCGACATTGTCAATTTGAGTCCTTACAACACACATATGAATAGTGACTAAAAATTCTGCTACAAACCTTTAACACTTTGTTAATTTTGGTCCTTGAAAATAAACATTATAACAATCGTTTGACATCTTGCCACTTTTTTATCCTTACATAAATGATCTATGGATTTTGTTCACCTTGGCATTTTTTGTATTTATATGGGCTTTGCCATTATGCAGCCCTGTTTAATTTCCATTTATTTagtgtgttatgtggtatttttgtcATAAGTTGCATAAATGATTCCTGCATTTTAGTGGTTTATTAAGAAATCATccatttatgatattttttatttagtttttattgTTTTAAACGCAAcgttttttgtatgttttttttttaaaatacaacctGGACAAAACCCGGGATCACCTAGTAGTTGTATTTAAAACTACATCACAcacaaacttcttttatacttacataaatacccaaaaagACTAACCTTACAACTCTCATAAACAAGACTAAAAACAATTATCTAAAAAaccatttatataattttgtcATACAAATGCACATATCTTGGGCAGAATAATCATTCTGACAAGAGCCCAAAAAGTTTAGTTAATTACTTAAAAACGCATGCGGTCGTTCTCGTGACTAATTGACTATCCCTTATATACTTAAAGAGTTAAAATGATAGATGAGTGATTTTATTGGACTTATATtctcatattattattatttttttcggtAAAAATGTTTCTTCGTCGATCTGAGAAACTTGTTACCCCCAAATCAAACATATACTTCAGTTGATTATCAAGAATGTTAAAATTATAAACGTGAATGGTGATATAATCATCGTTGTCATCAAAATCCACTTTATTCCTGTATATATACACTCAAAACCCATTTCTACTGACCACTGTACACCCAGCTTCTTCTTTATTTTCTTCCCCGCAACTCCATTCTGAAGAATCTGTAAGTGCGATGGCACTTGTTAAAGAAATCATGGGTCGTTCCATGATTGAGAAACCCCCGTTTCTACCTTCAAACACTCTTAAAACGATCCATCATAACCAGAATCTGTTGTCAGTGAACCCAGTTTCTGTCCGAAGGAGGATCTCGGTAGTGAAGGCGGCGATCAGTGAGGATTTGGCCAAATTTGTGAAAGCAGAGAAGCCGGTTACGTTCAAGGCGAGAGCTGTATTAACTGTTCGGAATAAACACCAGGAAGATTTCAAAGAGACAATTGTAAAGAAAATCGACGCTTTTACCGATCAGATCGGAAGAAATGTTGTCCTGGAGCTTTACAGCACTGATATTGACCCAAGTAGGCAACATGTTTGTTCAAATGCGTCAATAGATTCTTTTTTTGATTGGATGTTCTTTTATTCTTGTTGAATTGAATTGGGTATTGATTTTTGTCCCTTTTTATGGTATGAAGAAACAAGGGCTCCAAAGAAAAGCAAAGAAGCTGTGTTGAAGGATTGGTCACAGAAATCAAATCTCAAATCAGAAAGAGTTAATTACACATCTGATTTATTGTTGGATTCTGATTTCGGAATCCCGGGAGCAATTACCATCACTAATAAGCATCAAAAAGAGTTTTACTTGGAAAGTATCACAATCGAAGGATTTGCATGTGGCCCTGTTTATTTTCCTTGCAATTCTTGGGTTCAATCCACCAATGATCATCCTAATCCCAGAGTTTTCTTCTCCAATCAGGTAATTAATTATCTTTCTTCATAATCTTCCATATTGGTAAAAGGATATAAGTCAAAAACTCAAAAAGGTCTAAACTTTGAAAGTCAAATCTTGATACATGTCAAAGATGCATCAACTATCAAGCTTACATCTTTATGAATATTATTGTACACTTGAGCAGCCATATCTTCCCGATGAAACTCCAGCCGGGCTAAAACTATTAAGAGAGAAAGAGCTTCGAGATTTAAGGGGTGATGGAAAAGGCGTCAGAAAATTATCAGACCGGGTTTATGATTATGATGTTTACAACGATCTAGGAAATCCAGACCGGGGAAACGACTTTATCAGGCCGCTACTCGGCGGCGAAAAGATCCCATATCCACGGCGGTGTCGCACCGGCCGATTACCTACTGACACCGGTGTGTATTTAATACCTTATAACATTTAAAATCGTATAAATTTTAAATATATGCTGACGATTTATATGTTTTAACAGATATTTTAGCTGAGAGTCGAGTGGAAAAGCCGTTTCCGTTGTACGTTCCAAGAGACGAACAAtttgaagaatcaaaacaaaacGCATTCTCGACAGGGCGGCTGAAGGCGGTGCTCCACAACCTGTTGCCATCAATGGTGGCCAGCATTTCAAAAAAACACGACTTCAAGGGTTTCTCACAGATCGAGAGTCTTTACAGTGAAGGACTCCCTCTGAAACTAGGTCTTCAAGATGATCTCTTGAAGAAGCTCCGGTTGCCTAATTTAGTCACCAGACTCCATGAATCTAGCCAGGGCGGCGGCCTTCTCAAATACGACACCCCAAAAATTCTTTCCAGTAACCACCCTACGTCCTTTCCTTATATAAATAATATCAAAAAAATATGAAAgcttataatttatattttgttcCATTTTTTTGATTTACAGAGGACAAGTTTTCATGGTTACGTGACTATGAGTTTGGCCGGCAAGCACTCGCCGGGGTTAACCCGGTGAACATAGAGAAGTTAAAAGTTTTCCCACCAGTGAGTCAACTCGACCCGGAAATCTACGGTCAACAAGAGTCCGCTCTTAAAGAAGAACACATTTCGGGCTATCTTAATGGGATGTCCGTACAACAGGCTATGGAGGAAAATAAGCTATTCATAATAGATTACCATGACACATATTTACCATTTCTTGACCATATAAACTCGCTAGATGGGCGTAAAGCATACGCGACCCGCACCATATTTTACTTGACCCAATCGGGCACATTAAAACCCGTGGCAATCGAGCTCAGCTTGCCACGGGCTTTACCCGGTTCGCGGTCAAAACGGGTCGTCACACCACCCGTAGATGCCACAAGCAACTGGACATGGCAGCTTGCGAAAGCCCATGTTTGCTCTAACGATGCTGGGGTCCACCAGCTCGCCAACCACTGGTAAGCAGGCCCAAACCCTGTTCCTCGTGTTTCTAGACTCGTGTGGATTTACAAAATTGTCCTTGTTGTGCTAGGTTACGAACACATGCGGCCATGGAACCTTTTATATTGTCGGCACATAGACAACTGAGTGCTATGCACCCGATATTTAAGCTTTTGGACCCGCATATGAGATACACCCTTGAGATCAACGCCCTGGCCCGCCAAAATTTGATCAATGCGGATGGTGTCATAGAGCAGTGCTTTACCCCGGGCCGCTATTGTATGGAAATAAGTGCTGCAGCGTATAAGCATTGGCGCTTCGATCTAGAAGGCCTCCCATCTGATCTCATTAGAAGGTAACTTCTTACCTGTTATCTGTTTTAAAACCCTGTCCAATAACTTTTGGACTAACTTAATGTTTTGTCTTATTAGGGGTATGGCGGTTTCGGATCCAAGTCAAAGACACGGGCTGAAGCTGTTAATCAAAGACTACCCGTATGCAAATGACGGGCTTTTGATATGGGAAGCAATACAAAAATGGGTACGTACTTACGTAACACGATACTACCCGGACCCGTCACTTGTCTGTAACGACAGAGAGCTACAAGCATGGTACGCGGAGTCAATCAACGTGGGCCACGCGGATCTCCGCCACGAAAACTGGTGGCCGGAGTTGGCCACCGGAGATGACCTGACCGCCATCTTGACCACCATCATCTGGCTGGCTTCCGCCCAACATGCGGCACTTAACTTCGGGCAGTACCCTTACGGTGGCTACGTACCGAATCGGCCGCCATTAATGAGGCGGTTGATTCCAGACGAACATGACCCTGCGTACATGAGCTTTTTAGATGATCCGCAAAAATTCTTTTTATCGGCTTTACCGAGTATGTTACAGTCAACAAAGTACATGGCTGTGGTGGATACATTGTCGACTCATTCGCCTGATGAGGAGTATATTGGTGAGAGACAACAGAGGTATACATGGACTGGAGATGCGGATATGGTGGAAGCTTTTGACGGGTTTTCAACCGAGATTCAAAGGATCGAGAAGGAGATTGAGAGAAGAAACCGGGACATGGGTTTGAAAAACCGGTGTGGTGCAGGGGTTTTACCGTATGAGCTTCTGGCACCGGGGTCACAGCCGGGTGTGACTTGCCGTGGGGTTCCAAACAGTGTGTCTATATGAAAAAATAGTACACTGTGTTAGTTATATGGTTTAGAGGTACAAAAAGTATGTAAGTGAGCCCTTTGTATAAAAAATGTAGGATTTAGTTTTTTGTAACGTTAAGTCGTTAAGTTTCATCGCAAGTAAACTAAAGCCGGGTTAATGGATCGGCTGAGTCAAACTCGAGGTCGGGTGGTTCGTTAGTATAGGTTTTGGTTGGTATGTGTTTTGTCGATACTCGATACCTATAAGTGGGATTAGATATTTGAGCAGTGATTAAAACGTGAGTGATGTTGTTTTGGAGGACAGCTTTTGCTTTAATAATTAAACGTACGAATTCTCCACGAAATGAGTATGAATGTGACTTTTCTTTGGTAGATATTTGTTGGGCCTAGTGTGGCATGTGTTATTGTGGTGATTATAATCAAATTATTAGTGGTGGTTTCTTTATTTCGATATAATGTAAAAAGAAAATTCGACAGAACAAATCAGAGTTGGTGACGTATTTCATGGGCTTGTTAGCAGGTTGAAATAGAGGTGCGGGTCGAAACTGGGAGCCCGATTTCAGCCTAAAACCGGTTCTACCAAGGACCAGTTATGGGGGTACTGTCCCTGTCTTTCGTGGTTGATGACCGATTCATTTTACGATTTTATTCAATTCTTGTCTCTGGAAAATGTAAAAACAAAACATGTATTCTGTGTTTTGTATCTCATATATTTGGTGAAAATCGTGATAGTAAATTTCTCTGTGAATCTGCATGTTATAAAAATGAACTTATAGATTTATAAAAGTAGTTAACAATTCTATAATAATCCATGCTTAATTTAATATCATTGCATATATATTGGTGAATGAATAAGACCACACTATTACATAAATTCGTAGAAAAATTAAAGTGTTGTtacataaattaataaaaaaattatatcttTTACGTCAGGCCAAAAAATAGTAGATTATAAAGTTTATGATACTACTTTTTATTGAAGTCGACATAAGCGACCTAACTCAAATTTGGTATTCCTATTGaaaaacaaacaatataattGAGACGTTATAATATAAAAATGGtcggtttttttttaattatcattCTAAAAATAATCTCCTTTTCCAAATCATCACCGTCACTGTTTGTAAACCTCAACGGTGTACAATGAATGTATAAAGTCAGCATAACCACGTGTCATAGATAACCCATTCACAGCCGTCACAACTCATACAACCTTCGTCAAACACAACTCCAAGTCCAAGTTGATTGCCGTAATGTCTCGCACGTGTCACTGTCCAGCTACCCACCACTAGCCACGTGCTCATATTCCTCTTTGCCCAGCTTTCATCGGGCTGACTCAACCGTTGATATTAGAACTGTTTTGCCACCTGTCAAACGAATGGCTAAGACCATGTCCATGTAGAAACAAGAGCCTAGAGAGTAGGagctttaaattttaaatttactgCTCGGATTTTCCTATTCACAGAATATATCCCACCAacttaaaactaaaaataaatataaaaacccAGAAGCTTCCTCTTCAATCCTGATCCATCACTCAAATATTGACCTCCTTTCTTATACCGTTAATGTCCTTGTCAGAAGAAAAACATAGAAAACTTATTTGACTGAATTCTCGTGGTTTCTTTAAGAAATTAATATTTTGGAAGGAGAGAGATTAACAAAATGTAACTTTGGGCTGTGTGGGATTGCttgtttaaaatataatttttgttttttctatattgtttattagttttttttttttatactaaaaaaatgtttataaaaatgttcGAATTAGTTTGCGCGCGGCCAAAACATAGTTGATATATTATTATTGAGCGTTTGACAAATAATGTAAATGCATTTAAAATTACTAaaaaacgaaaaacaaaaaataaaatcaaagccACTTTGAAAAAGCGTAATTTTCTTAATTAAAACAACGGAATTTTATTAAACTAAAGAGCTAACAAGGCCAATTACAAGTTTAAAGTCATAAAACCATCATACCTAATTAATAGTAATCTTTCTATTCTTCATATACTACACCAAAGGAAAAAAATGAGTAACGATTTTATCGAAAAGAACCGCATTCAGTTTGGACGTGTCAAAGAGATACCGAATATTGGGGGTAAGCAtaataaccgaaaaaccgaaccaaaaCCAAATTAACCGATATAACCGAACCATTATAAAAATCATTGGTtcggtttctaatttttgttaaccGATAACCAACGGTTCGGTTATGGTTTCATAGGTTAACCGAACCATTATTAACCGAACcgctaactttatattttaatatataaaaattgtaGATTATGTATAAAATAATATAGTCAAACTTATTTAAGAtccattaaaaaattaaaaatataatttattaattcTCACTTATCAGGAGACGAACGAACAATCAAACCATCAAAGGTTGATCACCCAGACACACACAATCTTTCAATCATGCATTATCGTCTAATTCTACAATTTGTAAACATTATTAACAATTAGTTTAATCTTCATATTCATAATTGTAATCGAAGGCTTCTCAGACTGTTAATCTTAATCAAATATTGTTTTGACTTTATAGTTCTATTCAAAGGATTTTTTTAACTTTGTAATCAAGACTTCTAGGTAAGTTATGTTTTTGGTTCTTCTAGACTCTTGTGATATATtaagaatgtatttttttttattttgttggctttttttatttactatttttgaCTTAATCACATTGAATGTATATGAGTGCTtgacttttttctttttttatcaaAGAACACATAATATAAATGTCCGACtcttttattttatagtttttgatttAATCGTATTGAACGTATATGaatgtttgactttattttaatattaatatcaattatcaatatatgaaattattaatgtcaatttttttaatgttttgtatTTTTATTGAATGTTTTTGATTTTGAATGTGACTATGTGTTATCTCACTCTAAGTATTAAATgtacatattatattttattactATAAGCTAGGTTACAAACATTGGCGTCAAGGACTCTTTGGTATTCTGTTTTCATTTTTTATGTCAATATACTttcgtcatttatattattttgaacattatggttaaccaatattaaccattaaccaaaaccgATAACCGATAAAAACAATTAACCATAACTAATATTAACCATATCCAATGGCTACTAAAATGCATTAACCAATGATAATAGTTATGGTTCGGTTTTAACCAATAATCGAACCACACCGCCCCATACACACCTCTACCGAACACCCAAATATACAACCACATGGAACAGTAAACGCCTATAAATGTTACTCGGCCATCTGTCCGTGTAAAGAAGAGAACCAATGTACAACGTAAAGAAGAGAACCAATGCAACGTAGAACAAAAGTAACTGTAAGTTTTAAAAAGGCATAAAATCAAGGGCGAACGCAGGAATTAGTAGTAGGGGTtgcacaaattttttttttctggtcAAACATAATATAGAACGTTAAAAAAAATCCGGTCAAACATAATATAAACCATctaatacaattttttttctGGTTAAACATTATATAACAACTATCTATTATAATTTAAATTTGTCCTCTTTGTGCATACATCTTTTCAAACCGCTCCATTACTTTTTCATCCTCAACTTTCGTAAGTGCTTCCGTCTCGACATTACAAAGCAATGCGTCGTTCAAAAACTCATCGCCAATTTTGTTACGCAAGTCTGTCTTCAAGAgcttcaactttgaaaaacatCTTTCTACACTTGCGGTCACTACAGGTAATATCACAGTCAACTTTAAAAGCTTATAAACCAAAGGATAAAACCGATGCTTCCCTGTACTAACCATCAAACGAGAAAGGTCGGAAATTCCTTTCAAACTAGTGAAACGCTCATCTTTAATGCAAGAGTGATAAAATATCCCAAGTTGTCCTTCGAGGTCTATCATATCTGAATCATCAAAGTCATACTTGTATAACTTACCCAACTTCAATAACTTTGATTTGTCAAATTGTGCAAATGAATCACAAGGGCTCAAAGCAGCCATGTATTCTAGTAATTGGGGTGCTTGTTTCACTAAATCGATCCCGATATTCTGTAAGTTGCATATCTACCACCGTGTTGAAGATTTCAACCTCAAAATGAAACCTATTAGTCTTTGTAGTCCTACGGTTTCTCACACCAATATAAAACTATTCCATATCTAAAGTTTCAATTTCGTGTGTTGACAAAAAGAGGATACTTTTGGCAAAATGATAGCAAACCCTATGTTTCTAAAAGACTGCAATGCCTCCATTGTCCCTCTAACCATCGAAGCCGCTTCCAAAATGTCTAGATCTTTTCTTTGAAGTTGCTTTGACAATGTACCCGTGAGGTGTAAAATGTCATACATCGTATGTAAGTAAAACACGAACTCATATGATTTAAA is a window of Lactuca sativa cultivar Salinas chromosome 1, Lsat_Salinas_v11, whole genome shotgun sequence DNA encoding:
- the LOC111882177 gene encoding lipoxygenase 1, chloroplastic, producing the protein MALVKEIMGRSMIEKPPFLPSNTLKTIHHNQNLLSVNPVSVRRRISVVKAAISEDLAKFVKAEKPVTFKARAVLTVRNKHQEDFKETIVKKIDAFTDQIGRNVVLELYSTDIDPKTRAPKKSKEAVLKDWSQKSNLKSERVNYTSDLLLDSDFGIPGAITITNKHQKEFYLESITIEGFACGPVYFPCNSWVQSTNDHPNPRVFFSNQPYLPDETPAGLKLLREKELRDLRGDGKGVRKLSDRVYDYDVYNDLGNPDRGNDFIRPLLGGEKIPYPRRCRTGRLPTDTDILAESRVEKPFPLYVPRDEQFEESKQNAFSTGRLKAVLHNLLPSMVASISKKHDFKGFSQIESLYSEGLPLKLGLQDDLLKKLRLPNLVTRLHESSQGGGLLKYDTPKILSKDKFSWLRDYEFGRQALAGVNPVNIEKLKVFPPVSQLDPEIYGQQESALKEEHISGYLNGMSVQQAMEENKLFIIDYHDTYLPFLDHINSLDGRKAYATRTIFYLTQSGTLKPVAIELSLPRALPGSRSKRVVTPPVDATSNWTWQLAKAHVCSNDAGVHQLANHWLRTHAAMEPFILSAHRQLSAMHPIFKLLDPHMRYTLEINALARQNLINADGVIEQCFTPGRYCMEISAAAYKHWRFDLEGLPSDLIRRGMAVSDPSQRHGLKLLIKDYPYANDGLLIWEAIQKWVRTYVTRYYPDPSLVCNDRELQAWYAESINVGHADLRHENWWPELATGDDLTAILTTIIWLASAQHAALNFGQYPYGGYVPNRPPLMRRLIPDEHDPAYMSFLDDPQKFFLSALPSMLQSTKYMAVVDTLSTHSPDEEYIGERQQRYTWTGDADMVEAFDGFSTEIQRIEKEIERRNRDMGLKNRCGAGVLPYELLAPGSQPGVTCRGVPNSVSI
- the LOC111882654 gene encoding uncharacterized protein LOC111882654; its protein translation is MAIVLRYVDSLDFVKERFIGIVHVKDTSSLTLRNAINEVLTSNKLSFSQIRGQGYDGASNMRGEFNGLKALILQENDTAFYVHCFAHQLQPVVVAVVKKYDGVSDFFEQISLVVNVVCASCKRKDLLREQARERVQKGLCSGDLETGRGLNQVTTLVRAGETRWGSHFNTLISLMKLFVDVLVVLDFVKEEGGSLANRQQASGILAYFKSYEFVFYLHTMYDILHLTGTLSKQLQRKDLDILEAASMVRGTMEALQSFRNIGFAIILPKICNLQNIGIDLVKQAPQLLEYMAALSPCDSFAQFDKSKLLKLGKLYKYDFDDSDMIDLEGQLGIFYHSCIKDERFTSLKGISDLSRLMVSTGKHRFYPLVYKLLKLTVILPVVTASVERCFSKLKLLKTDLRNKIGDEFLNDALLCNVETEALTKVEDEKVMERFEKMYAQRGQI